The region GGCCGAAGCCCCAATTCAGGTAGCTGCCGATGCCGCCCACCAGCGTGGCGACGATGATGGCGGTGCGCGGTTGGTGGACGTGGACGACGATGCGATCCAGCAGGCGGTCGGTCAGCGGCGCGGTGGCCAGCACGTAGCCCATCGCCAGGATCACGGCCATCTGGGTCGTGAACGCCAGCAGGCTCCAGAAGCCCTTGCCCCATTCACGGGTGATGGCGCCCAGGCTCTGGCCTTCGATACCCCAGGCCAGCAGCAGCGTCAGCAGGGTCAGCCCGATGGCGAATACAAACGGATCGGGCAGATACTTGCGCATCAGCTCGGTGAAGAAACTGGCGAGTCGACTCATTTTGCCTCCAAACGGCTCGGATTGTTTTATTGATGATGGGTTGAAGCTTGGGTGCGGAAATCAGACGGGCGGCCGTTGGCCCAGCCAGGCCGCGAGTTCGGCCAGCGCCGCGCTCTTGTCGCGCAGCACGCGGTCACGGCGTTCGGGATCCCAGCTATAAAAGCCCTGGCCGCTCTTGGCGCCCAGGTGGCCGTCGCGCACTTTCTCGCGCAGCAGTTCCGAAGGCGTCGTGCGGTTTTCCAGGTCCGGGTAGAGGTATTCGGCGATCGCGCAGTGCACGTCGATGCCGTTCATGTCGCGCTGTTCCAGCGGACCGGTGAGGGCCAGGCGGATGCCCAGGCTCCACTTGACCACTTCATCGATGTCCTCGGCGCTGGCCACGCCGTTCTCCAGCAGGGAGATGGCCTCGCGGGCCAGGGCGTGCTGGATGCGGTTGGCGATGAAGCCCGGGATGTCGCGGCGCACGAGGACGGGGCGTTTGCCCACGTCGCGCAGGGCGGCCATGACACGGGTCACGGTCTCGTCCGACGTGTCGTCGTTGCGGATGACCTCCACCAGCGGGATGACGTCGGCGGGGGTGAAGAAATGCATGCCCACGAAGCGGTCGCGCCGGGTGACGGCGTCGGCCAGCGTGTTGATGGACAGGCCGGAGGTATTCGTGGCGAACAGGGTGTGGGGCGGGCAGAGGCTGTCGAGGCGCGTGAAGATGTCGAGCTTGAGCTCCAGCTTTTCTGGCACGGCCTCGATGACCAGTTCCGCGCTACAGGCGGCTTCCAGGCCGGCTTCATAGCGGATGCGCCGCATCGTCGAGGGCACGGCGCCGGCGCTGGCGGACAGCACCTGAAGCTGGCGGTCGATGTTGTGGGCCGCCCGTTCAAGGGCGCCGTCGACCGGATCGATAAGGACCACGTCCAGGCCGCGCGCGGCAAACAGCGCGGCGATGCCGCTGCCCATGGCGCCCGCGCCGATGACGGCCAGGTGTTGCAGAGGAGAAGTCATGCGGATCTCTCGCAGTGGCCCGGGCCTGGGGGCAGGCAGGGCTGCGGCGTCCGATCTGGGGGCGTCTCTTCCGTGCGTGCCTTTCCGTGCCGCGGCGGCCAGAAAAATCATTATGTTCTATATGCGAACATGTGTGCGTATATAGAATTTCTGCCGCGAATGGTAGAACGGCTTTCAGCTTGCAGACAAACGCGGTTGCATGTTGTGTCCATAGAGTGGACGCGTTGGGGTGGTGAACTGTTTTCCATGTTCATGGGGCGAACGGGGGTTTGGCGGTGCCATGAACATCTGCCCGGGACCCGGCCGCTGCTCATGCAGGCCGCCACTTGGGCAGGCCGCAGGTTGGCCAGGCCGCAACTGGCGTGGCCGCCGCTCACTCCGGGTCCGGCCGCCGCGGCGGCGCGGGGGCGGCCGCGAGGGTGGCCAGCGGTGCTTGGCAGCCGGAAGCGGGATCGACCAGCTTGACGCTGCGGCCCAGATCGATGGTGCGGACGTAGCCCTTGAATGCGATGAGCTGTTTCTCGGCGAGCTGCCGCCCTGCGGCATCCGTGGCGCTCGCCGCGGGAGCCCACGACGCCGGTGCCCACGACACCGGCGCCGCGAGCACGATGCCGGTAACGACGCCGTGGGCGTCCGTCAGCGTCATCCGTCGCAGCGCGGGCTGGCCGTACCCGTCCGTTGCGAAAGCCACGAGGCCCTCCACCCGGACATAGTCCGCATCGCCCTGCGCCATCGTGGCCGCGCTCATGGTGGCCATGCAGGCGGTTGCAGG is a window of Bordetella sp. N DNA encoding:
- a CDS encoding 3-hydroxyacyl-CoA dehydrogenase NAD-binding domain-containing protein — encoded protein: MTSPLQHLAVIGAGAMGSGIAALFAARGLDVVLIDPVDGALERAAHNIDRQLQVLSASAGAVPSTMRRIRYEAGLEAACSAELVIEAVPEKLELKLDIFTRLDSLCPPHTLFATNTSGLSINTLADAVTRRDRFVGMHFFTPADVIPLVEVIRNDDTSDETVTRVMAALRDVGKRPVLVRRDIPGFIANRIQHALAREAISLLENGVASAEDIDEVVKWSLGIRLALTGPLEQRDMNGIDVHCAIAEYLYPDLENRTTPSELLREKVRDGHLGAKSGQGFYSWDPERRDRVLRDKSAALAELAAWLGQRPPV